In Arcobacter sp. F155, one DNA window encodes the following:
- a CDS encoding LptF/LptG family permease — MKLKHYLLNQFAHTFLPIFLGLYFITSIIFLVKIAALTSVITMNVFELLRLYMYVIPTIIFYTLPISFFVSLVITLGKLSSEYELIVITSFGLNPLRILRIFLPITLILSISLIFVSVGLIPKAKFLNERFLDQKQKEANFNIKASEFGQKFGKWLIYIDEKNDKTYKEVKLFKTENAKDQFIISKSAKLVNEEGELSFKLYNGKSFLIDQEELNQIDYKRLDINDSVSKNNQSFFTDSYSFWVKELNANEQEDKFSFYILTSLFPLMSLFLVVAFGYFNPRYDKNKAVSYAMVSVVVFYILLELLTDKFLLNSLFILPVIWIIGTYLVYTRTVKQQY; from the coding sequence TTGAAATTAAAACACTATTTACTTAATCAATTTGCACATACTTTTTTACCTATTTTTTTAGGTCTTTATTTTATTACATCAATTATTTTCTTAGTAAAAATTGCTGCTTTAACATCAGTAATTACAATGAATGTCTTTGAGCTACTTAGATTATACATGTATGTTATTCCAACGATTATTTTTTATACTCTTCCAATATCATTTTTTGTTTCTTTAGTTATTACACTAGGAAAACTATCAAGTGAGTATGAACTTATTGTTATTACTTCCTTTGGATTAAATCCATTAAGAATTTTAAGAATATTTTTACCAATTACTCTAATATTGTCTATCTCTTTGATATTTGTTTCAGTAGGTCTTATTCCTAAAGCAAAGTTTTTAAATGAAAGATTTCTAGACCAAAAACAAAAAGAAGCAAACTTTAATATCAAAGCTTCAGAGTTTGGGCAGAAATTTGGTAAATGGTTAATCTATATTGATGAAAAAAATGATAAAACATATAAAGAAGTAAAACTATTTAAAACAGAAAATGCTAAAGACCAATTTATTATTTCAAAAAGTGCGAAGCTTGTAAATGAAGAGGGTGAACTTAGTTTTAAACTTTATAATGGAAAATCATTTTTAATTGATCAAGAAGAGTTAAATCAAATTGATTATAAAAGGCTTGATATTAATGATTCAGTTTCAAAAAACAATCAAAGTTTTTTTACTGATAGTTATAGTTTCTGGGTTAAAGAACTTAATGCAAATGAGCAAGAAGATAAGTTCTCTTTTTATATTTTAACTTCTCTTTTCCCTTTAATGTCACTATTTCTAGTTGTTGCCTTTGGATATTTCAATCCAAGGTATGATAAGAATAAAGCTGTATCTTATGCAATGGTTTCTGTTGTAGTTTTTTATATTCTTTTAGAACTTTTAACAGATAAATTTTTATTAAATTCACTATTTATATTACCAGTAATTTGGATTATAGGTACGTATTTAGTATATACAAGAACAGTAAAACAACAATATTAA